From candidate division WOR-3 bacterium, a single genomic window includes:
- a CDS encoding D-alanine--D-alanine ligase: protein MNRERNFFLKKKIGVLYGGWSSEREISIGSGKTVIKALKRQGFDVRGIDVDRNFVKKLKGIDVAFIALHGKPGEDGTIQGALELLQIPYTGSGVLGSAIGMDKVVSKYLFTVNEIPTPDFYFEKNIDINELIIKLDFPMVMKPRADGSSVGVTIIETKTELLKAIKKAARKFKELLFEKYIAGMNATCGVINDVPLPVLEIAPKKRKFYDYKSKYTEGMTEYIVPARIPPEQYKQLQEYALAAHRAICASGFSRVDFVLDENYNPYVLEVNTIPGLLPGSNLPLEARAIGITYDELVFEILKTSLPRFKKKR from the coding sequence ATGAACAGAGAAAGAAATTTCTTTTTAAAGAAAAAAATAGGTGTATTATACGGCGGCTGGTCATCAGAGCGGGAAATCTCCATTGGTTCTGGCAAGACTGTAATAAAGGCGTTAAAAAGGCAGGGGTTTGACGTCAGAGGTATCGATGTCGACAGAAATTTTGTAAAAAAGCTGAAAGGAATAGACGTCGCCTTTATCGCCCTCCACGGTAAACCGGGTGAAGATGGAACCATCCAGGGCGCCCTTGAACTGCTCCAGATTCCTTATACCGGTTCCGGAGTTCTCGGATCAGCAATAGGTATGGATAAGGTCGTGTCGAAATATCTCTTCACGGTCAATGAAATTCCCACACCTGATTTTTATTTTGAAAAGAATATCGACATCAACGAACTCATCATCAAGCTGGACTTTCCAATGGTGATGAAACCGCGTGCCGACGGTTCCAGTGTCGGGGTTACAATCATAGAGACGAAAACAGAATTGCTGAAGGCGATAAAGAAAGCCGCGCGAAAATTCAAGGAACTGCTCTTTGAAAAATATATCGCCGGGATGAATGCAACCTGCGGTGTAATCAATGACGTTCCTTTACCGGTCCTTGAAATTGCACCGAAAAAACGGAAATTTTATGATTATAAATCCAAATACACCGAAGGGATGACCGAATACATCGTCCCCGCACGTATCCCGCCGGAACAGTATAAACAACTCCAGGAGTATGCACTTGCCGCACATCGGGCGATCTGTGCCTCTGGTTTTTCAAGGGTGGACTTTGTCCTGGATGAAAATTATAATCCTTATGTACTGGAGGTCAACACCATCCCGGGCCTTTTGCCCGGCTCAAACTTACCCCTTGAAGCAAGGGCGATCGGTATAACCTACGATGAATTGGTCTTTGAAATATTAAAAACTTCTTTACCCAGATTTAAAAAGAAACGCTGA
- a CDS encoding NUDIX hydrolase — protein MKDAVAVVVKKGGRFLLIKRAKKNEAEDYWCPITGAVEQGETQEEAVVREAKEEMNIVVHPIKKVWECLTDDKRYLLHWWYVESTAEGIVPNPSEVKEYSWFTWEEMQKIDKMFDADLHFFREIGVRLTDPEIL, from the coding sequence ATGAAGGATGCCGTTGCAGTGGTTGTTAAGAAGGGCGGCCGTTTTCTTTTGATCAAGAGAGCGAAAAAGAATGAAGCGGAAGATTACTGGTGTCCGATTACAGGTGCCGTTGAACAGGGAGAGACCCAGGAAGAAGCAGTGGTTCGTGAAGCAAAGGAAGAGATGAACATCGTGGTTCATCCGATAAAGAAGGTATGGGAATGCCTTACTGATGATAAAAGATACCTCCTTCACTGGTGGTATGTCGAATCGACAGCAGAAGGTATTGTGCCTAATCCGAGTGAAGTGAAGGAGTATTCATGGTTCACCTGGGAGGAGATGCAGAAGATCGATAAGATGTTCGATGCCGACCTTCACTTTTTCAGAGAAATAGGAGTAAGATTAACCGATCCCGAAATTCTTTAG
- a CDS encoding prohibitin family protein, which yields MFILGILIIIALFVFRASYKVQPEDRRIEDKLKVRRFATVGGIVVGGFLILASLLRIVPPGSIAVQVLFGKVLTNATLSEGLNIVNPFVDLEIMTIRTQAYTMSIATEEGERYGDDAITSLTKDGLEVAMDLTVWFHLKKEAAATVFQKIGRDYIQKIVRPAARTAIRNTTVKYNAVEIYSEKREEVQNEITNELRKDFTERGITLEKVLLRNIKLPAKVKNAIEAKLEAEQEAQKMEFILQKETKEAERKKIEAAGIAEAQRIIAQSLIGERGRAYLSWKYLENLQNLYQSPNNTIVISPYDKNFIPLLQIK from the coding sequence ATGTTTATTCTTGGAATATTGATTATAATTGCACTCTTTGTTTTCCGGGCTTCTTACAAGGTGCAGCCCGAGGACCGACGTATTGAAGATAAACTTAAGGTGCGGCGTTTTGCCACGGTCGGCGGTATCGTAGTCGGTGGTTTTCTGATTCTCGCTTCCCTGCTTCGCATCGTCCCGCCCGGGTCAATAGCCGTCCAGGTCCTCTTTGGAAAAGTGCTTACAAATGCCACCCTCTCAGAAGGGCTGAATATCGTAAATCCCTTTGTTGACCTTGAAATAATGACAATCAGAACCCAGGCGTATACGATGTCGATCGCCACTGAAGAAGGAGAACGTTACGGTGACGACGCGATTACATCATTGACCAAAGACGGGCTCGAAGTCGCGATGGATCTGACGGTGTGGTTCCATCTCAAAAAAGAGGCTGCGGCGACGGTCTTCCAGAAGATCGGTCGGGATTATATCCAGAAGATCGTTCGACCTGCGGCACGTACTGCAATAAGAAACACCACGGTGAAATATAATGCAGTTGAAATATACTCAGAAAAGAGAGAAGAAGTCCAGAATGAAATCACCAATGAGTTGAGGAAAGACTTCACGGAACGCGGAATCACACTTGAAAAGGTTCTTTTAAGAAACATCAAGTTGCCTGCAAAGGTCAAGAATGCGATTGAAGCGAAACTCGAGGCTGAGCAGGAAGCGCAGAAGATGGAATTCATACTGCAGAAAGAGACCAAAGAAGCGGAAAGAAAAAAGATTGAAGCGGCCGGTATCGCCGAGGCGCAAAGAATCATCGCCCAATCATTAATCGGTGAACGGGGTCGGGCTTATCTTTCCTGGAAATATCTGGAAAATCTTCAGAATCTTTATCAGTCGCCCAATAATACGATCGTCATCTCGCCATACGACAAGAATTTTATTCCGCTTCTCCAGATAAAATAA
- a CDS encoding adenylate/guanylate cyclase domain-containing protein gives MGPTYLSRGFAAKRIRAAVLYGRIRNYSKIVNILSLEEIHSFLNDSYGVIVDAVLKHKGAVDKFTGDGVTAVFGKSTVGERDSAQAVKAALSIQEELEQVNIKWRGSLNFLVEVDIGISTGELLLGNVGHIKHFEYTVIGEKITLAEQLASLCKTFNVEIILDETTCDEVKEEIKLYELGKKLILGFPEPVKLYTPKPRL, from the coding sequence ATAGGACCGACTTACTTGTCCCGGGGGTTTGCAGCAAAAAGAATACGAGCGGCAGTTCTATACGGCCGGATAAGAAACTACAGCAAAATCGTCAATATCCTGTCGCTCGAAGAGATCCATTCTTTCCTCAACGACTCTTACGGAGTTATCGTCGATGCAGTGCTGAAACATAAAGGGGCTGTCGATAAATTCACGGGCGACGGAGTGACCGCGGTCTTCGGTAAATCGACCGTCGGAGAAAGAGATTCAGCACAGGCGGTAAAAGCCGCTCTCTCTATCCAGGAAGAACTGGAACAGGTCAATATCAAATGGCGCGGGTCTCTGAATTTTCTTGTGGAGGTGGATATCGGAATAAGCACCGGCGAATTGCTTCTCGGCAATGTGGGGCATATAAAACACTTTGAATACACCGTAATCGGTGAAAAGATCACCCTTGCAGAGCAACTTGCTTCTCTGTGCAAAACATTCAATGTCGAAATCATTCTTGATGAAACCACCTGTGATGAAGTCAAAGAGGAAATCAAACTATATGAACTGGGCAAAAAGCTCATCCTCGGTTTTCCAGAGCCGGTGAAACTGTACACTCCGAAACCCAGACTCTAA
- a CDS encoding LapA family protein translates to MRFIGLIFVIIVIGFMIGFMVLNSQEKVSIDIFGQKVSDISVAMVCFYSFIAGMVFVLIFALADEIALRTNLHRLRKENKNLRKELSALRNLPFEEEK, encoded by the coding sequence ATGCGATTTATAGGATTGATATTTGTCATTATTGTGATTGGCTTCATGATTGGTTTCATGGTGCTCAATTCTCAGGAGAAGGTCAGCATTGATATCTTTGGCCAGAAGGTTTCAGATATATCAGTCGCCATGGTCTGTTTCTATTCATTCATTGCAGGGATGGTCTTTGTTCTCATCTTCGCACTCGCCGATGAAATCGCCTTGAGAACCAACCTTCACCGATTGCGTAAGGAAAACAAAAATCTACGTAAGGAACTCAGCGCCTTAAGAAATTTACCGTTCGAGGAAGAGAAATGA
- a CDS encoding tetratricopeptide repeat protein, with protein MIVLIILVVALIALVLFLYLYRRREKTTGYMPYIEAMVALLEEDDELAMKKFKEAVRIDSDLIDAYIRLGDLYRKKGDVSTAIQIHQSLTVRPTLKKREEKRIYYALVKDLLETNRHNKAISFLNEILKIDKKDKNARELILKIYEDMESFGDCLALYQESGFKKKSDKRHAFYCASFAHNKLKDISGENPDAEKEAVGLLKKALKIFPESLSALYYLGDYFERKHDLKKAREYYHRLLTKHPDYAFLIIPQFERVYFELDLFDEIIPIYEQIFQQSPKNFPVGLALAEIYEKKNDMETAKSVYARLKEVYPKSIVPKLRLLKLSVDDEKLKENIAEIENTVRHKNYRCKNCGNQVERFSFICKKCHAIESFLPYL; from the coding sequence ATGATAGTCTTGATTATTCTGGTCGTAGCACTTATCGCACTTGTATTGTTTCTTTATCTTTACAGAAGGCGTGAGAAGACAACAGGTTATATGCCTTACATCGAGGCGATGGTGGCGTTGCTGGAGGAAGATGATGAACTGGCGATGAAAAAGTTTAAAGAGGCGGTGCGGATCGACAGTGACTTGATTGATGCATATATAAGATTGGGTGATCTATATCGAAAAAAGGGTGATGTCTCCACGGCGATTCAGATCCATCAGTCATTGACCGTGCGGCCTACCTTGAAGAAACGTGAAGAAAAGCGGATATATTACGCACTGGTCAAAGATCTGCTTGAGACCAATCGGCACAATAAGGCGATATCATTCCTGAATGAAATATTGAAGATCGATAAAAAGGACAAAAACGCCCGCGAGTTGATATTAAAGATTTACGAAGATATGGAGAGTTTCGGCGACTGTCTTGCTCTTTATCAGGAAAGCGGGTTCAAGAAAAAGTCTGATAAACGTCATGCATTCTATTGTGCGTCTTTCGCCCACAATAAATTAAAAGATATCAGCGGAGAAAATCCTGATGCCGAAAAAGAGGCGGTCGGTTTGTTGAAAAAGGCACTCAAAATTTTCCCGGAGTCATTGAGCGCCCTTTATTATTTGGGTGACTATTTTGAGCGGAAGCATGATTTGAAGAAAGCCAGGGAATATTATCATCGGTTGCTTACCAAACATCCCGATTATGCTTTTTTGATTATCCCCCAGTTTGAAAGGGTGTATTTTGAACTTGACCTCTTTGATGAAATTATCCCCATATACGAACAGATCTTCCAGCAGTCGCCCAAGAACTTCCCGGTGGGACTCGCCCTTGCCGAGATATATGAGAAGAAGAATGATATGGAGACAGCGAAATCCGTGTATGCCAGGTTAAAAGAGGTCTATCCCAAGAGCATTGTACCGAAACTCCGTTTGTTAAAACTTTCGGTGGACGATGAAAAATTGAAGGAAAATATAGCTGAGATCGAGAACACCGTCCGCCATAAAAACTACCGCTGTAAGAATTGCGGTAATCAGGTAGAGAGGTTTTCATTTATATGCAAAAAATGTCACGCCATCGAATCTTTTTTGCCTTATTTGTAA
- a CDS encoding T9SS type A sorting domain-containing protein, whose translation MYFIKWEVVIIIFVIHMGIAVTPPKVNLKPCAKIIGDEPITHSSVIPYLGGRSPGDQIGTTAYDYQASGSFGQRIMVDDYGQAHINWMWQDYPGQTMRYCAWNARFTNGSYYGETQASNSWSGYVQLDITRDANPDNQRTVIAYHYDAGSGFFSWIDIDGGNLWGTWPNNPTTPGVADYIWPYVCAANNGNIIMATGDYNAETHHLFLTTDEGASWTAIIDIDSCICLSQFLRASHNSDKVVFVNTSFITDSFVSGQLDNDVYYMLSTNGGATWGSRINVTNYQPSDTVRAFTDVNAIFDANDHLHIVWAGRMIINGNYYQASNIFHWDELSNTIVKVNSPSNYYTGEWWITSGTADPGAWRMPADRPQLIYDPTNPNDLYCLWLGNDDYSDTSANGYFNGEIYGAYSSDGGLTWTDYVNLTNTRTPGGASGACDDEDYMTAYPRVVNDSIFVTYIEDKDAGSLPHGEGVLTENPVRCWVFPTSMIGVEEQNTELPGATTIAITPNPVGRVGVLSYALARAGKINLRLYDASGRLVKSLAQGYQGAGSYTVRLSTAGLANGTYFVVLDTPFRRVSESLIIVH comes from the coding sequence ATGTATTTTATAAAATGGGAAGTAGTCATTATAATATTTGTGATTCATATGGGCATTGCGGTCACACCACCCAAGGTCAATCTTAAACCGTGCGCCAAGATTATAGGTGATGAACCCATCACCCACTCCTCTGTAATCCCCTATCTCGGCGGTCGTAGTCCTGGTGATCAGATCGGAACAACCGCCTATGATTATCAGGCGAGCGGCAGTTTCGGTCAGAGGATAATGGTCGATGATTACGGCCAGGCGCACATCAACTGGATGTGGCAGGATTATCCGGGCCAGACAATGAGATATTGCGCCTGGAACGCCCGCTTCACTAACGGTTCGTATTACGGTGAGACCCAGGCGTCAAATTCCTGGAGTGGTTATGTGCAGCTGGATATTACCCGCGACGCCAACCCGGATAACCAGAGAACCGTGATTGCATACCATTATGACGCCGGTTCAGGTTTTTTCAGCTGGATTGACATCGACGGTGGAAATCTCTGGGGCACCTGGCCCAATAATCCGACGACTCCAGGGGTTGCTGATTATATCTGGCCCTATGTGTGTGCGGCGAACAACGGCAACATCATAATGGCGACCGGTGACTATAATGCAGAGACCCATCATCTCTTTTTGACCACGGACGAAGGTGCGTCCTGGACCGCGATTATTGACATTGATTCCTGTATCTGTTTATCTCAATTTTTACGTGCTTCGCACAATTCCGACAAGGTCGTGTTCGTGAATACCTCATTCATCACCGATTCATTCGTCAGTGGTCAGCTCGACAATGATGTGTATTATATGCTTTCGACCAACGGTGGTGCGACCTGGGGTTCACGGATCAATGTCACCAATTACCAGCCTTCAGACACGGTACGCGCATTTACTGATGTAAATGCAATCTTTGATGCGAATGACCATCTTCATATTGTCTGGGCAGGACGGATGATAATCAACGGCAATTATTATCAGGCTTCGAATATCTTTCACTGGGATGAGCTTTCGAATACGATTGTCAAAGTAAACAGTCCAAGTAACTATTATACAGGAGAATGGTGGATTACTTCTGGAACGGCTGATCCTGGTGCCTGGCGTATGCCGGCAGACCGACCTCAGCTTATTTATGATCCGACAAATCCTAATGATTTGTACTGTTTGTGGTTGGGTAATGATGATTATTCAGACACCTCGGCAAACGGCTATTTTAACGGTGAAATTTATGGTGCATATTCTTCAGATGGCGGTTTAACCTGGACTGATTATGTTAATTTAACCAATACGCGCACGCCCGGTGGTGCAAGTGGTGCCTGTGATGATGAGGACTATATGACTGCGTATCCCCGGGTTGTGAATGATTCGATCTTTGTCACCTATATAGAGGACAAGGACGCCGGTTCACTCCCGCATGGTGAGGGTGTCTTGACCGAGAATCCGGTGCGTTGCTGGGTGTTCCCGACATCGATGATCGGTGTTGAGGAGCAGAATACCGAATTACCGGGTGCGACGACGATTGCGATTACGCCGAATCCAGTGGGTCGTGTTGGTGTATTGAGTTATGCGCTTGCCCGTGCAGGAAAGATCAATCTGCGGTTGTATGATGCTTCGGGCAGATTGGTGAAGAGTCTTGCGCAGGGTTATCAGGGTGCTGGTTCATATACTGTGCGGCTTAGCACGGCGGGATTGGCGAACGGGACGTATTTTGTGGTTCTGGATACGCCTTTTCGGCGTGTATCCGAATCCCTGATCATCGTGCATTAA
- a CDS encoding tetratricopeptide repeat protein has translation MQKMSRHRIFFALFVIPLCLAAQDIDEAIRLFNAAQFERAHKIFEEIITDEKNPRIAEAYYYLGRLAIDPDSALYYYSKVTAEYPQSRYADISYLEIAKTNIARKNYKNAIITLNELLRKFPDTNLKDEVLFWLGVSYVSTDKEKEGLAILKDLRATYPTSVWSERAAAIIPTEKSEKPVQEEYYTVQVASYRNKANAEKHSRQMKDKGFEVQIVEALVKGHTYYRVWVGRFPTIDQARAFSRKLEAMGIKGNVVKGY, from the coding sequence ATGCAAAAAATGTCACGCCATCGAATCTTTTTTGCCTTATTTGTAATTCCTCTGTGTCTTGCGGCGCAGGACATCGATGAAGCGATAAGGTTGTTTAACGCAGCCCAATTTGAACGTGCCCATAAGATCTTTGAGGAAATCATCACCGATGAAAAGAATCCGCGTATCGCCGAGGCGTATTATTACCTCGGACGCCTGGCTATTGATCCTGATTCCGCATTATATTACTACAGTAAAGTGACCGCTGAGTATCCACAATCACGATATGCCGACATTTCCTATCTGGAGATCGCCAAGACCAATATTGCACGTAAAAATTACAAAAACGCCATTATCACATTGAATGAACTGCTGCGTAAATTCCCGGACACCAATTTAAAAGACGAAGTTCTGTTCTGGCTGGGGGTTTCTTATGTAAGCACGGATAAAGAAAAAGAAGGGCTCGCCATACTCAAGGACCTCCGTGCCACTTACCCGACCTCGGTGTGGAGTGAACGGGCGGCAGCCATTATTCCGACGGAAAAGAGTGAAAAGCCCGTTCAGGAGGAGTATTATACTGTTCAGGTGGCTTCCTACCGTAATAAGGCGAATGCAGAAAAACATTCCCGGCAGATGAAGGACAAGGGTTTCGAGGTGCAGATCGTGGAGGCTCTGGTCAAGGGACATACCTATTATCGTGTATGGGTGGGAAGGTTTCCGACGATAGACCAGGCAAGGGCGTTTTCCCGTAAGCTCGAAGCGATGGGTATAAAAGGGAATGTCGTCAAGGGATATTGA